Proteins encoded by one window of Actinocorallia herbida:
- a CDS encoding LLM class flavin-dependent oxidoreductase produces the protein MTLKFHWFLPTYGDSRNLVGGGHGNPTTSTGADRPATIGYLSQVARAAERLGFEAALTPTGAWCEDAWLTTAMLARESERLKFLVAFRPGVISPTLAAQMAATFQRHSEGRLILNVVTGGEDHEQRAFGDFLGKEERYERTGEFLEIVRGLWQGGKVSLKGRHLQVEDAELARVPDPVPEIYFGGSSPIAGKISARHADVYLTWGEPPAQVAEKIAWIREEYRAVGRTPRFGIRLHVISRDTSEAAWTQARFLLDALDPALIAKVQAGLSRSASEGQKRMLALHGGSTANLEVSPNLWAGFGLVRGGAGTALVGSHAEVADRIAEYHALGIDEFVLSGHPHLEEAYWFGEGVLPILEDRGLWKHPGREPSASAPTGVPFAGPAR, from the coding sequence ATGACGCTGAAGTTCCACTGGTTCCTGCCCACCTACGGTGACAGCCGCAACCTCGTCGGCGGCGGCCACGGCAACCCGACCACCTCGACCGGCGCCGACCGCCCCGCGACCATCGGCTACCTGTCGCAGGTCGCGCGGGCCGCCGAGCGGCTCGGCTTCGAGGCCGCGCTGACCCCGACCGGCGCCTGGTGCGAGGACGCCTGGCTGACGACGGCGATGCTGGCGCGCGAGTCCGAGCGGCTCAAGTTCCTCGTGGCGTTCCGCCCCGGCGTCATCTCCCCCACGCTCGCCGCGCAGATGGCCGCGACGTTCCAGCGGCACTCCGAGGGCCGGCTGATCCTCAACGTCGTGACCGGCGGCGAGGACCACGAGCAGCGCGCGTTCGGCGACTTCCTCGGCAAGGAGGAGCGGTACGAGCGCACCGGCGAGTTCTTGGAGATCGTGCGGGGCCTGTGGCAGGGCGGGAAGGTCAGCCTCAAGGGCAGGCACCTCCAGGTCGAGGACGCCGAGCTCGCCCGGGTGCCCGACCCCGTCCCCGAGATCTACTTCGGCGGCTCCTCCCCGATCGCCGGGAAGATCTCCGCGCGGCACGCCGACGTCTACCTGACGTGGGGGGAACCGCCCGCGCAGGTCGCCGAGAAGATCGCGTGGATCCGCGAGGAGTACCGCGCGGTGGGCCGCACCCCCCGGTTCGGCATCCGCCTGCACGTGATCAGCCGCGACACCTCCGAGGCCGCCTGGACGCAGGCCCGGTTCCTGCTCGACGCGCTCGACCCCGCCCTCATCGCCAAGGTGCAGGCCGGGCTCTCGCGCAGCGCCTCCGAGGGGCAGAAGCGGATGCTCGCCCTGCACGGCGGCAGCACCGCGAACCTGGAGGTCTCGCCGAACCTGTGGGCCGGGTTCGGGCTGGTGCGCGGCGGCGCGGGCACCGCGCTGGTCGGCTCGCACGCCGAGGTCGCCGACCGGATCGCCGAGTACCACGCGCTCGGCATCGACGAGTTCGTGCTGTCCGGCCACCCCCACCTGGAGGAGGCGTACTGGTTCGGCGAGGGCGTCCTCCCGATCCTGGAGGACCGCGGCCTGTGGAAGCACCCGGGCCGCGAGCCCTCGGCGTCCGCCCCTACCGGTGTGCCCTTCGCGGGCCCCGCGCGCTGA
- the ssuE gene encoding NADPH-dependent FMN reductase, protein MSTVHVLTGSPSATSRTAALAAHLAEHLRRDGHTVGHTSLRDLPAGPLLAADTTDPEITAAVRAIEEADALVVASPVYKAAYSGLLKTFLDLLPQFAFAGKTVLPIVTGGSPAHVLALDYALRPVLTSLGADHIVQGWFVLDRHIDVHASGVTVDPASGDPLFKVVDGFSAALGRPLLKEVS, encoded by the coding sequence TTGTCCACCGTCCATGTCCTCACCGGCAGCCCGTCCGCGACCTCGCGCACGGCCGCGCTCGCCGCGCATCTGGCCGAGCACCTGCGCCGTGACGGCCATACCGTCGGGCACACCTCGCTCCGCGACCTGCCCGCCGGCCCGCTCCTCGCCGCCGACACGACGGACCCGGAGATCACCGCGGCCGTCCGCGCGATCGAGGAGGCGGACGCGCTCGTCGTCGCCTCCCCCGTCTACAAGGCCGCCTACAGCGGGCTGCTGAAGACCTTCCTCGACCTCCTCCCCCAGTTCGCCTTCGCGGGCAAGACCGTGCTGCCCATCGTGACCGGCGGCTCCCCCGCGCACGTCCTCGCCCTCGACTACGCGCTGCGCCCGGTGCTCACCTCCCTCGGCGCGGACCACATCGTCCAGGGCTGGTTCGTGCTGGACCGGCACATCGACGTCCACGCCTCCGGCGTCACCGTCGACCCCGCCAGCGGCGACCCCCTGTTCAAGGTCGTCGACGGGTTCTCCGCGGCCCTCGGCCGCCCCCTGCTCAAGGAAGTCTCATGA
- a CDS encoding fumarylacetoacetate hydrolase family protein: protein MFDAETLPFGVFTALDRPGVRRVGVAVEDRVLDLSQARIPHPALFAYGTLDPFLVSGPEVWDRVRSALLEGTGGPYLPMSEVTMCLPYTVADYVDFYASEHHATNLGRLFRPGGEPLTHNWRHHPLAYHGRAGTVVVSGTGVVRPSGPHLEEGGTDPVFGPSGRLDFEAELGFVVGVPSSLGAPVSTAAFADHVFGVCVVNDWSARDLQAWEYVPLGPFLGKSFATSVSPWIVPLAALADARVPVPSASGDLARYLREDAAWGLDIGLDVRLNGHTVTRPPYRTTHWSPAQMVAHLTVNGAALRTGDLVASGTVSGPGAEEVGSLIELTRGGEEPIVLPGGAERAWLADYDEVAISASLAGGRYLGEVSGRVLPAVG from the coding sequence ATGTTCGACGCTGAGACCCTGCCGTTCGGTGTGTTCACCGCCCTCGACCGGCCCGGCGTGCGCCGGGTGGGGGTCGCCGTGGAGGACCGAGTCCTCGACCTGTCGCAGGCCCGGATACCCCACCCTGCGCTCTTCGCCTACGGGACGCTCGATCCGTTCCTCGTCTCCGGGCCCGAAGTATGGGACCGCGTGCGCTCGGCGCTCCTGGAAGGCACCGGAGGCCCCTACCTTCCGATGTCGGAGGTGACGATGTGCCTTCCGTACACGGTCGCCGACTACGTCGACTTCTACGCCTCCGAGCACCACGCGACCAACCTCGGCAGGCTCTTCCGGCCCGGAGGGGAACCCCTCACCCATAACTGGCGCCACCACCCGCTCGCCTACCACGGGCGCGCCGGGACGGTCGTCGTCTCCGGAACGGGCGTCGTCCGGCCGTCCGGGCCGCACCTGGAGGAGGGCGGGACCGACCCGGTCTTCGGGCCGTCGGGGAGGCTGGACTTCGAGGCCGAGCTCGGATTCGTGGTCGGCGTGCCGAGCAGCCTGGGCGCGCCGGTCTCCACCGCGGCGTTCGCCGACCACGTCTTCGGGGTCTGCGTCGTCAACGACTGGTCCGCGCGCGACCTCCAGGCCTGGGAGTACGTCCCGCTCGGCCCGTTCCTCGGCAAGTCCTTCGCCACCTCGGTCAGCCCGTGGATCGTGCCGCTCGCCGCGCTCGCGGACGCGCGCGTGCCCGTCCCGTCGGCCTCGGGGGACCTCGCCAGGTACCTGCGCGAGGACGCGGCCTGGGGGCTGGACATCGGGCTCGACGTGCGGCTCAACGGGCACACCGTCACCCGGCCGCCCTACCGCACGACGCACTGGAGCCCGGCCCAGATGGTGGCGCACCTCACCGTCAACGGGGCCGCGCTGCGCACGGGCGACCTCGTGGCGTCCGGGACGGTCAGCGGGCCCGGCGCCGAGGAGGTCGGCTCGCTCATCGAGCTGACGCGCGGCGGCGAGGAGCCGATCGTGCTGCCCGGCGGCGCCGAGCGGGCCTGGCTGGCCGACTACGACGAGGTGGCGATCAGCGCTTCCCTCGCCGGCGGGCGGTATCTGGGAGAGGTCTCGGGCCGGGTTCTCCCGGCTGTCGGATGA
- a CDS encoding YkvA family protein — protein sequence MPDGWWPWVLVAGGVFVLVTLFFVVRTLIRLRTLRGFVKADDAPSTAKAAYYGAWVYALSPIDLLPDPILIDDVGIVLAAIATIEYFVRKHRPTGLIRQPGEPGPRPLPDTARRRGKR from the coding sequence ATGCCCGACGGTTGGTGGCCCTGGGTTCTGGTGGCGGGCGGAGTGTTCGTCCTGGTCACGCTGTTCTTCGTGGTGCGGACGCTGATCCGGCTGCGGACGCTGCGCGGGTTCGTCAAGGCCGACGACGCGCCTTCGACGGCCAAGGCCGCCTACTACGGCGCGTGGGTCTACGCGCTCAGCCCGATCGACCTGCTCCCGGACCCGATCCTCATCGACGACGTGGGCATCGTCCTCGCCGCGATCGCCACGATCGAGTACTTCGTCCGCAAGCACCGGCCCACCGGGCTCATCCGACAGCCGGGAGAACCCGGCCCGAGACCTCTCCCAGATACCGCCCGCCGGCGAGGGAAGCGCTGA
- a CDS encoding MarR family winged helix-turn-helix transcriptional regulator translates to MSFDPLAEAHRQWSIRWPEHADHMAAVTSVMRAQQLLLSRIEGLLKPYGITFAAYEALRLLAFTREGRLPMGKMGERLMVHPASVTNVISRLEGRGLVTRSPSPHDRRVVLAAITPAGRDLIEEATVTMHEAGFALDGLSRPEARAVIDALHTLRASVGDMD, encoded by the coding sequence GTGTCGTTCGATCCGCTCGCCGAAGCCCACCGCCAGTGGAGCATCCGCTGGCCAGAACACGCCGACCACATGGCCGCCGTGACCTCGGTGATGCGCGCCCAGCAGCTCCTGCTCAGCCGGATCGAGGGCCTGCTCAAGCCCTACGGGATCACCTTCGCCGCCTACGAGGCGCTGCGCCTGCTCGCCTTCACCCGCGAAGGGCGCCTGCCCATGGGCAAGATGGGCGAACGGCTCATGGTCCACCCCGCGAGCGTCACCAACGTGATCTCCCGCCTCGAGGGCCGCGGCCTGGTCACCCGCTCCCCCAGCCCGCACGACCGCCGGGTCGTCCTCGCCGCGATCACCCCCGCCGGCCGCGACCTCATCGAAGAGGCGACCGTCACCATGCACGAGGCCGGCTTCGCCCTCGACGGCCTGAGCCGCCCCGAGGCCCGAGCCGTCATCGACGCCCTCCACACCCTCCGAGCCTCCGTCGGAGATATGGACTGA